TTGCATTTGAGTGCCCTAATTATATACTCACTTGCCTTTAATGGCATCGTGTGATCCCCACAGGTATAAACATCAACTGCCGCGTAACCGTGCTCTGGCCATGTATGAATTGCAATGTGGCTTTCAGAAACCACAACGACGCCAGAAACGCCCTGGGGAGAAAACTTATGAAAGCGCTTATCTATAATTGTGGCATTAGCTATCTCAGCCGCCTTAGTCAAGATTTCTTCTATCCTCTCTATATCGTCCAAGATTTGTGGATCGCATTCGTATAAATCCAAGACAACATGCATTCCAATTGGGTTGTCCACAGTGACTTGGGTCATCACACTCACCCCCCTCCATTCCCGCTTCACCTCCTCACACCTGGATCAGTAAGGGAACATAACCACAGCGGCAACAGCGGCGGCAGGCTTATTCTTCACCGTTATTTCTGCTGCTGCTACTTTGAATTCCTTAAGTTTCCACCCTCTGGTTCTAAAGCCCTCTTCCACCATTCTCTTGACCATCTCTGTTGCCTCCTCTTTTGTGCAGTATCCGCTGTACTCATATATGAGCCCTCCTTGGTTCCCCTCACTTATTCCAACACCCAACGCTGCACTTATTGTCGTACCGGGTTCATCACTCTCGATGTGAGCATAGACTGTAGGAAGGAGCATTCCAATTGGGATCTCTGGGACTTTTTCAATCCACTCTATATGCGATGGAATAACACTGCTGAGCTTTACAAGATTAACATTTCCAATCCCCATTTTAAGCAGGGCATTATCAAAGGCATTCAGCTTGGTCCCACCTTCAGCACTCGCAGCAAGCATAATCGCTTTTTTTGGAGTTGTCCAGCTCATCTCTCTTTACCCCCAATTTTGACTATTATTAACAACTCAATTCCAATTTTAATAAAAATTACTGGAAAATTTTAAGTTCAATTAAACCATACTTGATGGTTTGCTTATAAGCATTTCGCTTTCAGGCAGAATTTGAAATAACCAATTAATAACCGATCACTCCAAAAATGGTCTAAAATAAGCAGTTAAAAACAAAAACAAACCTTCAAAAATCAGTTTTCATCCTCACGTTTCTTTATTGTTTATATGGGAGATAATCCTACCAATTGTCGCCGAGACAAAAATACCCATTATGCTGGCAAGGGATGCAAGTGCATACATGTGCTGGCTTAAAACTCCATAGGTATATCCAATTTCTCCAACTAAAAGTCCCAAAACACCAAAACTGGCAATTCCTGCTCCTCTTGCTAAGGATGTCTTGAGGTCATGCTCCCAGACGAGAACTGTCGTAAGAAGAACCCTAACCAAGTAAATCACCACAAAGAAGTATACAACCTCAAGAGAGAACTCTGTTTCAAAGTTTATTCCTCTCCAAGCGAAGAAAATTGGTGCAAATATCCCGTATGTAACCCCGGATATTATGGTGTAAAGCCTTTCGTACTGTTTTGTTCCCACAAGATCACTATGGAGAATTAAACCTACCAGAAATGCTCCAATGCTAAAGTGAAGACCTATCTGTTCGCTTATTAATGCAAGAGAT
Above is a genomic segment from Thermococcus sp. SY098 containing:
- the speD gene encoding adenosylmethionine decarboxylase; amino-acid sequence: MTQVTVDNPIGMHVVLDLYECDPQILDDIERIEEILTKAAEIANATIIDKRFHKFSPQGVSGVVVVSESHIAIHTWPEHGYAAVDVYTCGDHTMPLKASEYIIRALKCKRPTIVKLDRGLLFED
- a CDS encoding pyruvoyl-dependent arginine decarboxylase — translated: MSWTTPKKAIMLAASAEGGTKLNAFDNALLKMGIGNVNLVKLSSVIPSHIEWIEKVPEIPIGMLLPTVYAHIESDEPGTTISAALGVGISEGNQGGLIYEYSGYCTKEEATEMVKRMVEEGFRTRGWKLKEFKVAAAEITVKNKPAAAVAAVVMFPY